Part of the Candidatus Methanogranum gryphiswaldense genome, GACCCGCCGGAATACCGCTGTCCTGTAAAGGACGCACACTTAAAGACGGTGTAGAGGACGTCCATAACCTCAGCCTAACTGCACTAGAGATACAGATGGTAAGGGCGAACGCCTACAAGAGGTATCCTGAAGAAGAAGAAGTGGGCCTCACGATGAAGGATATTACGGAAGGCTTTGTCGTGGAAGTCTATAGAGATGGAGAAGCCTTAATGCCAGATGAAGAAATTGCAGACGAGGATGAACTCGTCTTCATGCCGTCTGGAATCACAGATTTCTTTGGAGAGCTTTACGAAGTTGGCCATATGGCCAAAAGATTGGATGTTGGCCTGTCCCTACATACTCCTTATTACATGGACCTCGGTTCGAATTCAGAATTAACAAACGTATGCATGGATTCCATAAGACATGCAGGACTTATCGTTGACGCTCTTGACGGAGAGGTCGTTGTTACCAATCTGGGACTATATACTGGAAAGATACCTGATGAAGAGATAGATGCCAACATATACAGTAATGTTGCAGATCTTATGGAATGGTGGCAAGGCATGAACCTCAAACCAAAGCTCGGTGTGGAAATAACCGGACAAAGATCTGTATTTGGATCTCTTGATCAGGTTCTGGACCTATGTTCGGAAATAGATGGGGTCGTTCCTGTTATCAATTTCCCTCACTACCATTCACGCACAGAAGGGTCACTTCTGGAAGTGGATGATTTTGCAGATATTATCAAACAAGTTGAACCTTACTATGGTAAAGACAACATTCATACAGCATTCGCTGGTGTAGAACACGAAGGTGGCTACGAAAAAAGACTCACCCCTATCAAAAAGGGAGACCTCAAATTCGAGCCTCTCGCTGAAGCACTCTGTGAAGTACAACCGAGTGCGACCATTATCTCAAGCTCTCCTCTACTGGAACATGATGCCATGTACATGAGGATCATAAATGAGAGGGTCCTCAGCAAGAGAGTTGCAAAACAGATCAAAGAGAGGAAAAAGGCGGAGGCGGCTGCTACCGCATCTCCAGAGGCGTGATCTTGGAAGAAAACATAAGATATATCAACGACTGTTGTAAAACAGCAGTCAATTCCATATCTAGTGACAGCATCCAGGAATTGATAGATCTTATAACCAAAAAAGAAAAGATTTTCATTTACGGGTCCGGAAGATCTGGTTTGATCGGGCAGCTTTTTGCCGTTCGTCTTGTGCAATTAGGATTCAATGTCTATTTCGTAGGAGACATGACGACGCCCATAATAGGAAAAAATGATCTTACTATTCTCATATCCAACACTGGACATACAGTATCGGTCGTACAGACAGCAGATATCGCTCGTCGTATCGGATCTCATGTTGTATCTGTAACATCTTCCCCTTCCAGCAAACTGGCTCATATTTCTAATTCAAAGATAATCATAAACGTGCCAAAAGATTCTAAATCCCCAGAACTGGCCCCGTTGGGAACAATATTTGAGGACAGCGTACTTCTATTTTTCGATTCACTTGTACCTGAACTAATGAAAAAAATGAATGTATCAGAAGATGAAATGCGCAAGAGACATGCGATCTGGGTATGATCATATGGATTCCATGAGCACCATCTGTGCATCATTTTGCTGACCGTCTTTACATATGAATGCCTTTATGGTCCCATCCGAGGGATCTATAACTATTGCAAACCCCGTATCCTTTCCGAATACACCCATATGCGTATTGATATCCGTCTCTGACAGATAACATCCAAATCCTGGATGAGAATGATACCATCCAACAACCATCCTACCTTGAGAACGGTCCATTCCATCAAACAGGCCTTCGAAAGAATCCCTGTTGAACCTTACTCCGACCTCATTGGAATCCAGAATTGTAGTGATTATATCCGCAACGACCGCATATTCTCCCAGATCATCACGATATACAGTACCCATCATCAGGCCCATTACCTCTTTATCATCAAGATAACCTGTATCGGCATGATCTGCCATCATTTCCAGGATAGCCTCTGGCATGAAAAGGGTTGCACCTTTGACCTTACGAGGACGAAATTCCAGTACATTTTCTTCTGAGGACAATATCTTAGGCATCATTATCACCAAAATTAACACTTGCATTGAATTTAGGACGATTCGTTTGATACCATTTCGCTGCAAGAATACATGACTCTGTTCCATATGGGTTCATTGGATTAGGGTCCGAAAGTAACTGTTCAACCCCTTTCACAAATGATAAAAGCGTGGATCCGAAGGACCAGTTGTCCAATGTCTTGACACATACGTGTCCTCCGTCTTCCGGGATCATTATATTCGGATGGAAGATCGGTGTAAGCCAACGTGCTCTAGGCCGCTCATATGGATATTCCTGAGATATGGACATCATGAAAGAATGATCGCTTCTCATCTCATCCTCTGATATCCTAACAGAAATGTTTGACAGGCCGATACGTATCTCGATCGGAAACTGAACATCGTCTTTAACAAATGGTATCCTCAGATTCAGATAATCATTGAGGTCGTTGATCTCGTTGTTTATCCTCCTTATTAGGACCGGCCTTACAAGCCCCATATCACATTCCGCCTTCTGGATCCGGGATCATTTCGATCACGTCATCCTCGGAAATATTGATCTCATTGACGGTCTGACTTTTGTTGAGTAGCTTGGAACCTTTCCTTAGAACATATGCTCCAGCATTCTTTCCCCAATATTCTGCTGCAGTATCGATGATATCTTCAACCGATTCGTATGATTCCAACTCCATCCTTATCGAAGAATTGTTGAGCGTGTTAACCACAGTTATCCTTACTGTCATTTAGATCCCCCATTATCATGATTTGGACAACAGGGATCGATAGATAACTCATATGTATCCATGCTCCCGGTCTCTCCATTATAATACATGACGTTATGGATGCACATATCCTTTCTGCCAGATAATATCTTCATCGCTTCACGCACCTGTGCAGCCGCAATTATCGATGTGGTCGTTATCTCTGATGCTGTTTTAGGTTGGAATAACATGCCATTCCCCGTGCATGAGAAACGTTGATCCAAGATCTGCATATGGCTGCAGTTCATCATACACTCCATGCACGCGGTATCTGATAGTATCACCTGTACCTTACCCCTGAATCCATCCGTCGCTCCGTCTATATATGGCACTTTGTGATATTTTGCATGGGAATTTACATGAAGCCTTGCAGAAATATTATCTAAACATCCAAAGATTATATCATAATCCCACGATTCAAGATCTTGGACCTTGGATACCACTGACGTCAAATTTACATCTGGATTTAACTCGGCTGCTCTTTTTACAAGAATGTTGGATTTGAGGGTGCCTTGATCATCGGTGTCTCTAAAAAATAGGCAACGACTCAAGTTAGAAACTACGATCTGATCCATATCAACAACTGTAATATTACAAAATCCTGCCAAGGCCATGCATTTTACTACCTCATTGCCTAATGCCCCGGCTCCTACGACCAAACATTTGGCATCATGCAACCTATCCACATCTAGCCAGCTTATACGTCTCATCCTATCATAACGATCACTGTCATATTCCCTTACCCTCATACATGACAATGGTCATACCGCAATAATAATTTTAATACAGTGAAGACGATGAAGTGGCCATGGTCTCACTTCCTGAACACGATCACTGCAAGAATTGCGGCGACCCTGTACCATTTGACATGGAATACTGCTGCATGGAATGCTACAATGAATATCAGAAGAGACAAAAAAAGGAAAAAAAGAAAGAAATGATGTTCTGGGGCATAGCCTGTCTCAGTGTAGTGGTGATAATCATTGTAGCATTACTGTTGAAGTAATGCGTCCAGTGTTGACGAGACATCGTGAACACGTATTATATCGGCACCTGCCTTGGCCGCCAGCTTGGCAGCTTCCAAACTTGCATCATCACGACTGATTCCAGGGAATGCCTTTTCCAAGAATCTTTTTCTCGATGCTCCGACAAGAACAGGATATCCTCTCACAAGATGGGAACAATTCTGCAACAGTTGTAGACTTTGTTCATGTGTAACGCCAAAACCTATGCCGGGATCTATGATTATGTTCTCTTTACGAACACCAGCCTCCAAAGCCGCTTCGATCCTGAATGTGAGGAAACGCTGAACTTCCGATATTATGTCCCCTTTGAAAACATCTTCCGCCAGGGTCTTTGGGTTTCCGTGCATGTACATTATGACCACTGGAACCCCTGAAGATGCGGCAACTTCCAACATCCCCTCTCCCCTCAATCCAAAGACATCATTTATCATGGAAGCACCAGCATCGATACACGCCTCTGCCACCTCTGCTTTCATGGTATCTACAGATATTGGGACATCAGTCAGCCCGGAAAGTTCTCCGATCATTGGAAGTATCCTATCCAATTCCTCATCCGCACATACTGGATACGAACCGGGACGTGTCGACTCTCCACCGATGTCAATTATATCGGCACCTTGATCGATCATTTCCAGGGCATGCGTCAAAGCATCAGCTGAATTCAAATATCTGCCCCCGTCCGAAAAAGAGTCGGGGGTGATATTCACTATTCCCATCATCAGTGGTCTGTGCCTCGAACGAGCCAAAGATTTCCAATCTGTCATCTTATCACAGGTGGCTGTCTACCAATTCCACAAGGTCTACAACCTCTACCTTCCTGTCACCTTTGGCAGATGCCAAGTTCGTCACACAGAAAGGACAGGTGGTAACGATGATATCCGCAAAGGATGCCTCATCGAGCCTAGAACCTGCAATGGCCATCGCTGTCTCTGGATAAGCGGCCCTTACTCCGCCACCTCCCCCGCAACAGTGACTTGTAGAACGGTTGTAGGCCATCTCCTTGAAATCCACCCCGGGGAATTTCTTTATTACCTCTCTCGGTGCGTCGTAGACATCGCAATGCCTTCCGAGATGACACGGATCGTGATATGTTATCCTTCCCTTCAATGGTTTTAACTTCAGGTCCTGTTTGGCAAGGAACTCGGTCATGTGAAGGACCTCGAACGGCACATCAACATATTTTGGATATTCATGCTTGAACATCCTGTAACACCCGGCACAGGACAGTATCAGTGTCTCTACGCCTTGTGCCTTTATGGCCTCGACGTTCTTCTGCATGAGTTTAGTTACCTCTGCCTGATCGACACCTACCCTTTGAAGAACAGACCCGCAACATACCTCATCCAATGTTGTATAGTCCACTCCTAACTTATCAAGTATCGAAATGGATGCGGCCGATGTCTTCTTCGATCTGTATGTGGCCGTACACCCGGCAAAGTAAGCATACTTAGCTTTGTGTGGCTTGCGGCCCAGCGTCTCTGCGACGGATTTCTTCTCATTGAATGGGTTACCATTAGAAAGAATACTGTCCACCATCGCCTTGTGCTTCGGAAGCATGTGGCCGTTCTTGACAAGGTCTGCACGGCATGTCTCAATAATATCCACGATGTTTACCTTGGAAGGACATCTTCTGACACAATCCGCACATGTTGTACATGTGTACATGTTCTCAACAACGGAATCATCGGCTTGTATGTCTCCGTGCAGAAGACCATATGTGAGCACGATACGTCCTCTCGATAGTGCTGAATCCCATCCGATCGCTTTGAATGACGGGCACACGCTCTTGCAGAATCCACACATCGTACATGTGTTGAGTGCGTTGGAAACCTCTTTGATCTTA contains:
- a CDS encoding endonuclease IV; this translates as MIRFGPAGIPLSCKGRTLKDGVEDVHNLSLTALEIQMVRANAYKRYPEEEEVGLTMKDITEGFVVEVYRDGEALMPDEEIADEDELVFMPSGITDFFGELYEVGHMAKRLDVGLSLHTPYYMDLGSNSELTNVCMDSIRHAGLIVDALDGEVVVTNLGLYTGKIPDEEIDANIYSNVADLMEWWQGMNLKPKLGVEITGQRSVFGSLDQVLDLCSEIDGVVPVINFPHYHSRTEGSLLEVDDFADIIKQVEPYYGKDNIHTAFAGVEHEGGYEKRLTPIKKGDLKFEPLAEALCEVQPSATIISSSPLLEHDAMYMRIINERVLSKRVAKQIKERKKAEAAATASPEA
- a CDS encoding Mov34/MPN/PAD-1 family protein, which gives rise to MPKILSSEENVLEFRPRKVKGATLFMPEAILEMMADHADTGYLDDKEVMGLMMGTVYRDDLGEYAVVADIITTILDSNEVGVRFNRDSFEGLFDGMDRSQGRMVVGWYHSHPGFGCYLSETDINTHMGVFGKDTGFAIVIDPSDGTIKAFICKDGQQNDAQMVLMESI
- a CDS encoding ThiF family adenylyltransferase; its protein translation is MRVREYDSDRYDRMRRISWLDVDRLHDAKCLVVGAGALGNEVVKCMALAGFCNITVVDMDQIVVSNLSRCLFFRDTDDQGTLKSNILVKRAAELNPDVNLTSVVSKVQDLESWDYDIIFGCLDNISARLHVNSHAKYHKVPYIDGATDGFRGKVQVILSDTACMECMMNCSHMQILDQRFSCTGNGMLFQPKTASEITTTSIIAAAQVREAMKILSGRKDMCIHNVMYYNGETGSMDTYELSIDPCCPNHDNGGSK
- a CDS encoding DUF2116 family Zn-ribbon domain-containing protein, whose product is MVSLPEHDHCKNCGDPVPFDMEYCCMECYNEYQKRQKKEKKKEMMFWGIACLSVVVIIIVALLLK
- a CDS encoding SIS domain-containing protein, which encodes MSSDSIQELIDLITKKEKIFIYGSGRSGLIGQLFAVRLVQLGFNVYFVGDMTTPIIGKNDLTILISNTGHTVSVVQTADIARRIGSHVVSVTSSPSSKLAHISNSKIIINVPKDSKSPELAPLGTIFEDSVLLFFDSLVPELMKKMNVSEDEMRKRHAIWV
- a CDS encoding ubiquitin-conjugating enzyme E2, whose protein sequence is MGLVRPVLIRRINNEINDLNDYLNLRIPFVKDDVQFPIEIRIGLSNISVRISEDEMRSDHSFMMSISQEYPYERPRARWLTPIFHPNIMIPEDGGHVCVKTLDNWSFGSTLLSFVKGVEQLLSDPNPMNPYGTESCILAAKWYQTNRPKFNASVNFGDNDA
- a CDS encoding (Fe-S)-binding protein, whose product is MKDFKADKIKEVSNALNTCTMCGFCKSVCPSFKAIGWDSALSRGRIVLTYGLLHGDIQADDSVVENMYTCTTCADCVRRCPSKVNIVDIIETCRADLVKNGHMLPKHKAMVDSILSNGNPFNEKKSVAETLGRKPHKAKYAYFAGCTATYRSKKTSAASISILDKLGVDYTTLDEVCCGSVLQRVGVDQAEVTKLMQKNVEAIKAQGVETLILSCAGCYRMFKHEYPKYVDVPFEVLHMTEFLAKQDLKLKPLKGRITYHDPCHLGRHCDVYDAPREVIKKFPGVDFKEMAYNRSTSHCCGGGGGVRAAYPETAMAIAGSRLDEASFADIIVTTCPFCVTNLASAKGDRKVEVVDLVELVDSHL
- the folP gene encoding dihydropteroate synthase, with translation MTDWKSLARSRHRPLMMGIVNITPDSFSDGGRYLNSADALTHALEMIDQGADIIDIGGESTRPGSYPVCADEELDRILPMIGELSGLTDVPISVDTMKAEVAEACIDAGASMINDVFGLRGEGMLEVAASSGVPVVIMYMHGNPKTLAEDVFKGDIISEVQRFLTFRIEAALEAGVRKENIIIDPGIGFGVTHEQSLQLLQNCSHLVRGYPVLVGASRKRFLEKAFPGISRDDASLEAAKLAAKAGADIIRVHDVSSTLDALLQQ